A DNA window from Candidatus Sulfidibacterium hydrothermale contains the following coding sequences:
- a CDS encoding CapA family protein has protein sequence MRLGFVGDICPASIEGDFVFSNDVLSDFLKSDILEQLRSSDYNIGNLECPFTNSNKKIKKIGPSIKANFESIGLLNKAKINIVSLANNHIKDFDGQGIDDTINICSKNNILTFGAGTSRNKIRNNITIESGNKKIGIISYAENEFNENINEVGTSNTYHVLRQILSLKEENVDYIIIFAHGGNEHFHYPSPEKQQLYRFFIDIGANLVVGHHPHCIQGMEIYKESPIFYSLGNFFFPSTRGFEQAHIGFYLLLEINERGLNYKTIPYKQNKNNYRINILSNKEKKQFLDFFDYISKIILDKDQYEKKWKEFIRKKQNSYLKSLLPVNKYVFALLKRTGFINYIFNESFLMSLLNNIRCESHRENLIEIIKLNLYKDD, from the coding sequence ATGCGCTTAGGTTTTGTTGGTGACATTTGCCCGGCATCAATTGAAGGAGACTTTGTTTTTTCAAATGATGTTTTATCTGATTTTTTAAAATCAGATATTTTAGAACAATTAAGGTCGTCTGACTATAATATTGGTAACTTAGAATGTCCTTTTACAAACTCAAACAAAAAAATAAAGAAAATCGGCCCTTCTATAAAAGCTAATTTTGAATCTATAGGGCTTTTGAATAAAGCAAAAATAAATATTGTTTCTTTAGCAAATAATCATATTAAAGATTTTGATGGTCAAGGAATAGATGATACCATTAATATTTGTAGTAAAAATAATATCTTAACATTTGGTGCAGGAACATCTAGAAATAAAATAAGAAACAATATCACTATTGAAAGTGGGAATAAAAAAATAGGAATAATTTCTTATGCTGAAAATGAGTTTAATGAAAACATTAATGAAGTTGGTACGAGTAATACCTATCATGTGCTGCGTCAAATACTATCATTAAAAGAAGAAAATGTCGATTATATAATAATTTTTGCCCATGGTGGCAATGAGCATTTTCACTACCCATCTCCTGAAAAACAACAATTATATCGTTTTTTTATTGATATTGGTGCTAATTTAGTAGTAGGGCATCATCCTCATTGTATTCAAGGGATGGAAATCTATAAAGAATCGCCAATTTTTTATAGTTTAGGTAATTTCTTTTTTCCCTCTACAAGAGGATTTGAGCAAGCACATATTGGATTTTATTTGTTATTAGAAATAAATGAAAGAGGATTGAATTATAAAACGATACCATATAAGCAAAATAAAAATAACTATAGAATAAATATTTTATCTAATAAAGAAAAAAAACAATTCCTTGATTTCTTTGACTATATTTCTAAAATTATTTTGGACAAAGATCAATATGAAAAAAAATGGAAAGAATTTATTCGCAAAAAACAAAATAGCTATTTAAAATCATTACTTCCTGTCAATAAATATGTTTTTGCTTTGTTAAAGCGGACAGGTTTTATTAATTATATTTTCAATGAAAGTTTTCTTATGTCCTTACTAAATAATATCAGATGTGAATCTCACAGAGAAAATCTTATAGAAATTATAAAACTAAATCTTTACAAAGATGATTAA
- a CDS encoding sulfotransferase family protein gives MKRIHIIGSGPRTGTTLLAEAMVACYEIDNYVEHEARIFKDEPLTGNIFLTKYPADYYAVNLPLMLNPDLYVICIIRDPRDAIISKHGSRQDIYWAGLRYWKLFVKYYDKLRKHKRFILIKYEDLVSKPDEIQELIEKQIPFLKRKAKFSEYHLVAKPNKKALSALKGVRPILPNGIGVWKADLSRVVGQVILHGNISDDLIKFGYEPDKSWENILENINPNFGESFWPEYFTTFDLLKRKSGEYRELINIFLRKLGINPLLIKNTIKKIIKNNALRFCW, from the coding sequence ATGAAAAGGATACACATTATTGGCTCTGGTCCAAGAACAGGTACAACTTTACTTGCAGAAGCAATGGTTGCATGTTATGAAATTGACAATTATGTTGAACACGAAGCTAGAATTTTTAAAGATGAGCCTTTAACTGGAAATATTTTTTTAACAAAATACCCAGCAGATTATTATGCAGTTAATTTACCATTAATGCTTAATCCGGATTTATATGTAATTTGCATTATAAGAGACCCTAGAGATGCTATTATTAGCAAACATGGTTCTAGACAGGATATTTATTGGGCAGGGTTACGATATTGGAAACTATTTGTAAAGTATTATGATAAGCTTAGAAAACATAAGAGATTCATTTTAATAAAATATGAAGATTTGGTTTCAAAACCGGATGAAATACAAGAATTAATTGAAAAACAAATTCCATTTTTAAAAAGGAAAGCAAAATTTAGTGAATATCATTTAGTTGCAAAACCTAATAAAAAAGCTTTATCTGCTTTAAAGGGAGTTAGACCGATATTACCTAATGGGATTGGCGTATGGAAAGCAGATTTATCAAGAGTGGTAGGTCAAGTTATTTTACATGGTAATATATCTGACGATTTGATTAAGTTTGGATACGAACCAGATAAATCTTGGGAAAACATTTTAGAAAATATTAATCCAAACTTTGGTGAAAGTTTTTGGCCAGAATATTTCACAACATTTGATCTATTAAAACGTAAATCAGGAGAATATAGAGAATTGATAAATATATTTTTAAGGAAACTTGGGATTAATCCTCTTTTAATTAAAAATACGATCAAAAAAATAATAAAAAATAATGCGCTTAGGTTTTGTTGGTGA
- a CDS encoding glycosyltransferase family 4 protein: MKIVFLIYSYYKYLIGGSEHQAFILAKNLVKRGYEVHYIFVNSTNDDVPYEDDGIILHPLKLLKKNKWFGNPLFSYRKQINKKLKLINPDFIYHRNLMPFLGIACKYCKKHRCKVIWHIASKTDVEKYSLKLTPSLLVNYLNKKLINFGILNTDMIITQENYHNEQLLLNYNKSNTILINKFFPVPNYEIKKKDKPISVVWIANIKPIKQLEKFIELARKYESQEDILFKVIGKLPDKKTKYGKFILKKISSSKNLFVLGKLHPDEVNNVLANSHIFVNTSLLEGGVPVTFIQAWLNEVPVLSLNVNPDNVFNKYKVGYYCNTIDVMTQKLDLLINNKTLRKEMGKSAKSYCIKYFSMENIDLIEKLLLK, encoded by the coding sequence ATGAAAATTGTTTTCTTAATTTACAGTTATTACAAGTATTTGATTGGAGGTTCTGAACACCAAGCATTTATACTTGCAAAAAATTTGGTAAAAAGAGGGTATGAGGTTCATTATATTTTTGTTAACTCCACCAATGACGACGTTCCTTATGAAGATGATGGGATTATATTACATCCTTTAAAGTTATTGAAGAAAAACAAATGGTTTGGGAACCCTCTGTTTTCTTACAGAAAACAAATTAATAAAAAATTAAAATTAATTAACCCTGATTTTATATACCACCGTAACTTGATGCCATTTTTAGGAATAGCCTGTAAATATTGCAAAAAACACAGATGTAAAGTTATCTGGCATATTGCTTCAAAAACAGATGTGGAAAAGTACAGTTTAAAGTTGACCCCCTCCTTGCTTGTAAATTATCTAAATAAAAAGCTAATAAATTTCGGAATACTAAATACTGATATGATCATCACCCAAGAGAACTATCATAATGAACAATTACTATTAAACTATAATAAAAGTAATACTATTTTAATAAATAAATTTTTTCCTGTTCCAAATTACGAGATTAAAAAAAAAGATAAGCCGATATCAGTAGTTTGGATAGCAAATATAAAACCTATTAAACAGTTGGAAAAATTTATTGAACTAGCAAGGAAATATGAAAGTCAGGAAGATATATTATTTAAAGTTATTGGAAAATTACCAGATAAAAAGACTAAATATGGTAAGTTTATTTTAAAAAAAATAAGTAGTTCAAAAAACTTATTCGTTCTTGGGAAACTACACCCAGATGAAGTAAATAACGTTTTAGCAAATTCGCATATTTTTGTAAATACAAGTTTGTTGGAAGGGGGTGTTCCTGTTACATTTATTCAAGCTTGGCTTAATGAAGTTCCTGTGTTGAGCTTGAATGTGAATCCTGATAATGTTTTCAATAAATATAAAGTAGGTTATTATTGTAATACTATTGATGTAATGACACAAAAATTAGATTTACTAATTAATAACAAAACTCTTCGAAAAGAAATGGGAAAGTCTGCAAAGTCATATTGTATTAAGTACTTTTCAATGGAAAATATTGATCTTATTGAAAAGTTATTATTGAAATAA
- a CDS encoding four helix bundle protein, with protein MQSDNNNLSQRLFEFSIQIISLVREFPKGKEYDIISYQLIKSATSSGANYSPCQIVSNYG; from the coding sequence ATGCAGTCGGATAATAATAACTTATCACAACGTTTATTTGAGTTTTCAATCCAAATAATATCTTTGGTAAGAGAATTCCCAAAAGGGAAAGAATATGATATAATTAGCTATCAGCTGATAAAATCTGCCACATCCAGCGGTGCAAACTATTCACCCTGTCAAATTGTGTCAAATTATGGATGA
- a CDS encoding GIY-YIG nuclease family protein, giving the protein MDDFFFVYVLLSEKDNKFYTGYTSNLIQRMNEHFKGQVSSTKNRRPLKLIYYEACLSQKDALRREKYLKTFYGKMFLRNRLKTFLNSNNKS; this is encoded by the coding sequence ATGGATGATTTCTTTTTTGTCTACGTTTTATTAAGTGAAAAAGATAATAAGTTCTACACAGGGTATACTTCAAATTTGATACAACGAATGAATGAACATTTTAAAGGGCAGGTCAGTTCAACAAAAAACAGAAGGCCATTAAAGCTAATTTATTATGAAGCATGTTTGTCACAAAAAGATGCGCTTCGTCGTGAGAAATATCTAAAAACTTTTTATGGGAAAATGTTCTTAAGGAATAGACTAAAAACATTCTTAAATTCTAATAATAAAAGTTGA
- a CDS encoding oligosaccharide flippase family protein translates to MLKKSKYLLKKLDIHTSEVLRKSFTSTIIKIVGMIAGLTVSIFLGRTIGAEGIGIINLSNRIINILIIISLLGMRQVIIKEVAIAHNHKNWKHIGDVMYSSYFLNGIIAIVLSLLLILLAPWIAAKIFNKPQLTYPLIIFLIVLTPQVFSRIFSAGLIGFRKIWQSILVDQTLSITITGILLLLFWLLKFKINIITVAIVYAIGRLVVTLTIGLYWNKVCECNKKKRLIVRKLTKTSIPLFFVAITGVIQNNGDILILGYFGSVKEVGLFSVAARLALMTSFILQITNAAVAPKIAALYEKNKIKELEKMIQQTTKGLFIIGLLPLLIFLLFGRNILSLWGKEFEDAYAILIILGIAQFINIASGAVGLILVMTGNEIIRSKISYFTLALNILLLFILTKFYGVYGAAIATAFTITILNVINIVFVRKKTGIVAIPYIS, encoded by the coding sequence GTGCTAAAAAAATCAAAATATCTATTAAAAAAACTTGATATTCACACTTCAGAAGTATTGAGGAAATCATTTACCTCTACAATAATTAAAATAGTGGGGATGATTGCCGGGTTAACTGTAAGTATTTTTCTTGGAAGAACAATTGGCGCTGAAGGAATTGGTATTATTAATTTAAGTAATCGTATTATAAATATTCTAATAATCATTAGCTTATTAGGAATGCGTCAAGTCATAATTAAAGAAGTAGCTATTGCACATAACCATAAAAACTGGAAACACATTGGCGATGTAATGTATTCCTCATATTTTTTAAATGGAATAATAGCAATTGTATTATCATTGCTTTTAATTTTACTGGCACCATGGATAGCAGCGAAAATATTTAATAAACCTCAATTAACTTACCCATTAATTATTTTTTTAATTGTACTTACCCCGCAGGTTTTTTCACGAATTTTTTCAGCTGGGTTAATTGGGTTTAGAAAAATATGGCAGAGCATCTTGGTTGATCAGACATTAAGTATTACAATAACCGGCATTTTACTTTTACTGTTTTGGTTACTAAAATTTAAAATTAACATAATTACAGTTGCTATAGTTTATGCAATAGGTAGATTAGTAGTCACATTAACTATAGGGTTATATTGGAATAAAGTTTGTGAGTGTAATAAGAAAAAACGACTTATTGTAAGAAAATTAACTAAAACTTCAATACCTCTCTTTTTTGTTGCTATTACTGGTGTTATTCAAAATAATGGCGACATCTTAATTCTTGGGTATTTTGGCAGTGTAAAAGAAGTTGGTTTATTTTCTGTTGCTGCTAGACTTGCACTTATGACGAGTTTCATTTTGCAAATAACCAATGCCGCAGTAGCTCCAAAAATTGCAGCGTTGTATGAAAAAAACAAAATTAAAGAACTGGAAAAAATGATTCAGCAGACAACTAAAGGGTTGTTTATTATTGGTTTATTACCTTTATTAATATTTCTATTATTTGGGAGAAATATTTTATCATTATGGGGAAAAGAATTTGAAGATGCTTATGCAATTTTAATAATTTTAGGAATAGCTCAATTTATTAATATTGCCTCAGGAGCTGTTGGATTAATTTTAGTAATGACAGGAAATGAAATTATCAGAAGTAAAATATCATATTTTACATTGGCACTAAACATTTTGTTGTTATTTATTCTGACAAAATTTTATGGTGTATATGGTGCTGCAATTGCAACAGCTTTTACTATTACTATTCTAAATGTAATCAATATAGTATTTGTAAGAAAAAAAACAGGAATAGTAGCAATACCATATATTAGTTAA
- the cysC gene encoding adenylyl-sulfate kinase yields the protein MNKNNIHTVFDKIKDRREKEIYLKQRAKVIWFTGLSGSGKTTLASLLEKRLFELNYFCQILDGDNVRSGINKNLQFTDEDRIENIRRIAEVSKLFMNCGIILLCSFISPTNQMRKMAKEIIGEEDFLEIFVDTPLEVCEQRDPKGLYKKARTGEIKNFTGISAPFEAPQKPFLRVDNTHPDIDRTVQHMLKKILPEIKFDPLKVL from the coding sequence ATGAATAAAAACAATATCCACACCGTCTTCGACAAAATCAAAGACCGCCGCGAAAAAGAAATCTATTTAAAACAACGCGCCAAAGTCATTTGGTTTACCGGTCTTTCCGGTTCCGGCAAAACTACCCTGGCCAGTCTGTTGGAAAAAAGATTGTTCGAGTTGAATTATTTCTGCCAGATACTTGATGGCGACAATGTGCGCTCCGGAATCAATAAAAACCTGCAATTTACCGATGAAGACCGGATAGAAAACATCCGGCGGATTGCGGAAGTTTCCAAACTGTTCATGAATTGTGGCATTATTCTTTTGTGTTCTTTTATCAGCCCGACTAACCAAATGCGAAAAATGGCCAAAGAGATTATAGGTGAGGAGGATTTCCTGGAGATATTTGTGGATACGCCGCTGGAAGTTTGTGAACAACGCGATCCGAAAGGTTTGTATAAAAAAGCCCGGACCGGTGAGATCAAAAATTTTACCGGCATCTCTGCTCCGTTTGAAGCACCCCAAAAACCTTTTTTAAGAGTAGATAACACCCACCCTGATATCGACAGAACAGTACAGCATATGCTCAAAAAGATATTGCCGGAAATTAAGTTTGATCCGCTTAAAGTACTGTAA
- the cysQ gene encoding 3'(2'),5'-bisphosphate nucleotidase CysQ, translating into MDKNFLSTIISASLDAGKSILEIYKTDFNVEYKSDSSPLTQADKSANEVIMSYLKKTRIPVLSEEGRNIPYSERKNWKRLWIVDPLDGTKEFVKKNGEFTVNIALVENQVPVMGVVYAPVLDILYVGDRKEGAYKIEQAGKKQDINKELKEENRIPKKNPKNYFGIVASRSHLTKETEDFIKKLEKAHSNVKIVSKGSSLKLCMVAEGEADIYPRFAPTSEWDTAAGDAIVRAAGGKVLIANTNEPLVYNKEDILNPWFVVTK; encoded by the coding sequence ATGGATAAAAATTTTCTCTCAACAATAATCTCCGCATCATTAGATGCCGGCAAATCCATCCTCGAAATCTATAAAACAGATTTTAATGTGGAATATAAAAGCGATAGTTCCCCATTGACACAAGCGGACAAAAGCGCTAACGAAGTGATCATGTCTTATCTGAAAAAAACCAGAATTCCCGTATTGAGCGAAGAAGGACGCAACATTCCTTATTCCGAACGAAAAAACTGGAAAAGACTCTGGATTGTGGATCCGCTGGATGGTACCAAAGAGTTTGTGAAGAAAAATGGCGAGTTTACAGTAAATATAGCACTTGTGGAAAATCAGGTTCCGGTAATGGGGGTGGTATATGCCCCGGTTTTGGATATTTTATACGTTGGAGATCGCAAAGAGGGAGCTTATAAAATAGAACAAGCCGGTAAAAAACAAGATATAAATAAAGAATTAAAAGAAGAAAATAGGATTCCTAAAAAGAACCCGAAAAATTATTTTGGTATTGTGGCCAGTCGTTCACACTTAACAAAAGAAACCGAAGATTTTATTAAAAAATTAGAAAAAGCGCATTCTAATGTAAAAATAGTTTCTAAAGGGAGTTCGCTGAAACTCTGCATGGTTGCTGAAGGTGAAGCGGATATTTATCCCCGTTTTGCCCCGACTTCCGAATGGGATACGGCTGCCGGTGATGCCATTGTCCGTGCCGCCGGAGGGAAAGTTCTTATTGCCAACACCAATGAACCTTTAGTATACAATAAGGAAGATATTTTAAACCCGTGGTTTGTTGTGACGAAATAA
- the cysN gene encoding sulfate adenylyltransferase subunit CysN: MDIREFLDQDQKKDLLRLLTAGSVDDGKSTLIGRLLFDSKKLYEDQLSALKRDSKRVGHAGEEIDYALLLDGLKAEREQGITIDVAYRYFSTAKRKFIIADTPGHEQYTRNMITGGSTANLAILLADARKGVITQTKRHTFLVSLLGIKHVVLAVNKMDLVDYKQEVFDRIVEDYKRFITQLDVPDVTFIPLSALKGDNVVEVSDKMPWYHGQSMLEFLETVHVSSDRNFEDFRYPVQYVIRPDLKYRGFAGKMASGVVRKGDEVMVLPSGKKSKVKTITTYDGDLDYAFPPQSISLTLEDEIDISRGNMLVHPDNLPQVSRHFEAMLVWMDEKPMNPFTQFYIKHNTHSTKAKIDQIRYRVDVNTLEHQTIDHFELNEIGRVVITTVEPLYFDAYKKNRQTGAFILIDPITHNTVAVGMMLDKLSSDKRSGFITEKEREHIIREGSLISTEEREKRYGQKGATIWITGLHGSGKNELAYALERELFNRGKIVVVFDGKSVRAGLSKELDYSPADRVEYLRKIAHIAKQLNDQGIIVICSFISPRENIRKQIKKIIGEDKFKLVYIDADVEYCRKNDKYGLYKMAEEGKLSNLAGVDEKYDVPEKADIIISPEKMDVFDVVEKVI; encoded by the coding sequence ATGGATATCAGAGAATTCCTTGACCAGGACCAGAAAAAAGATTTATTACGATTACTTACTGCCGGTTCGGTGGACGACGGCAAATCAACCCTTATCGGACGGTTGTTGTTCGACAGTAAAAAGCTGTACGAAGACCAGCTTTCGGCTTTAAAACGCGACAGCAAACGGGTAGGCCATGCCGGCGAAGAAATCGACTATGCCCTGCTGCTCGACGGCCTGAAAGCCGAACGCGAACAAGGTATCACCATCGATGTGGCTTACCGCTATTTTTCCACCGCCAAGCGGAAATTTATCATTGCCGACACCCCCGGCCACGAGCAATATACCCGCAACATGATTACCGGTGGTTCCACGGCCAATCTCGCTATTTTGCTGGCCGATGCCCGCAAAGGAGTGATCACCCAGACCAAACGGCATACTTTTCTGGTTTCACTGTTGGGTATTAAACACGTGGTACTGGCTGTGAACAAAATGGACCTGGTGGATTACAAACAGGAAGTTTTCGACCGTATTGTGGAAGATTACAAACGGTTTATCACCCAGCTGGATGTACCAGATGTAACCTTTATTCCGCTTTCGGCCCTGAAAGGCGATAACGTGGTGGAGGTGTCAGACAAAATGCCCTGGTATCACGGCCAAAGCATGCTCGAATTTTTGGAAACCGTGCATGTGAGCAGCGACCGCAATTTTGAAGATTTTCGTTATCCGGTGCAGTATGTCATCCGTCCCGACCTGAAATACCGCGGATTTGCCGGGAAAATGGCTTCGGGCGTGGTACGTAAAGGTGATGAGGTGATGGTACTGCCTTCCGGGAAAAAATCTAAGGTAAAAACCATTACCACGTACGACGGCGATCTGGACTATGCTTTTCCACCGCAGAGTATCAGCCTGACACTCGAGGACGAAATTGATATTTCGCGCGGCAACATGCTGGTACATCCGGATAACCTGCCCCAGGTGAGCCGTCACTTTGAAGCCATGCTGGTGTGGATGGACGAAAAGCCCATGAATCCATTTACCCAATTTTACATCAAACACAACACGCACAGCACCAAAGCCAAGATTGATCAAATCCGTTACCGGGTAGATGTCAACACGCTGGAGCACCAGACTATTGACCATTTTGAGCTGAACGAAATCGGCCGGGTAGTCATCACCACGGTAGAACCGCTTTATTTTGATGCTTACAAAAAGAACCGGCAAACCGGTGCTTTTATTCTGATTGATCCGATCACCCACAACACAGTAGCTGTGGGCATGATGCTGGATAAACTCAGCAGCGATAAACGCTCCGGCTTTATTACCGAAAAAGAACGCGAACACATTATCCGAGAAGGTAGTCTTATTTCTACCGAAGAACGTGAAAAACGATACGGACAAAAAGGGGCCACCATTTGGATTACCGGACTTCATGGTAGTGGCAAGAATGAATTAGCTTATGCTTTGGAGCGCGAATTGTTCAACCGGGGAAAAATTGTAGTGGTTTTTGACGGTAAATCGGTACGGGCAGGCCTGTCCAAAGAACTGGATTACTCCCCCGCCGATCGTGTCGAATATTTACGTAAAATTGCGCATATCGCCAAACAACTAAACGACCAAGGAATTATTGTTATTTGCTCTTTCATTTCACCTCGGGAAAATATCCGAAAGCAGATAAAGAAAATAATAGGCGAGGACAAATTCAAACTAGTTTATATTGATGCAGATGTGGAATACTGTAGAAAGAACGATAAATATGGTTTGTATAAAATGGCTGAAGAAGGAAAATTAAGTAATTTGGCAGGAGTTGATGAGAAATATGATGTTCCAGAAAAAGCAGACATAATAATTTCACCTGAAAAAATGGATGTTTTTGATGTTGTTGAAAAGGTGATATAA
- a CDS encoding phenylacetate--CoA ligase family protein, giving the protein MINIFLKIKSIFHFFSLYLGVLLKPQNRYVYKKYRAIIKLSKQSEKKQIDALLKHVNEILNYANKHTVYYYNIFKKANWVKSKNDKIELKSLSEIENLPILTKTIIRENFDDLTSDESELLNSYINSSGGSTGEKAMFLQHELFKRNHTANFLFFLRQIGIKPWQKHVFLIWGASQDIGRPTLPKNLFKHFIKNNTITMNSSSLTKKEMKECVYILNKIKFDYIRGYSQSLYNVALYINKNNIKIKPQNKIISTATLLTKEMRFEIEKAFSCEVYDFYGSREVGAISFEDKSHQFWNVLINNNLVEIVGNNKRKICKRKNGKMLLTTLNNYAMPLIRYDIGDTAKIINDKVCFDYLHYQELTGRTASNLYKKNGDIIDGTFLTTIFNSIEDIEQFQIIQHDYENIEFLIKTTNFNKISNDKKLIIEDNFKKMFGSDCKLNWTYVENTPRTESGKHLYVISNIRKDNCLN; this is encoded by the coding sequence ATGATTAACATCTTTTTAAAAATAAAATCTATCTTTCACTTCTTTTCGTTGTACTTAGGGGTTTTACTCAAACCTCAAAACAGGTATGTTTATAAAAAGTATCGTGCAATAATTAAGTTATCAAAACAAAGTGAAAAGAAACAAATAGATGCTCTGCTTAAACATGTTAATGAAATATTAAACTATGCTAATAAACATACTGTTTATTATTACAATATATTTAAAAAAGCTAATTGGGTTAAATCTAAAAACGATAAAATAGAATTAAAAAGTCTATCTGAGATTGAAAATTTACCTATTTTAACAAAAACAATTATAAGAGAGAATTTTGACGATCTTACTTCAGACGAATCAGAGCTGTTAAACTCTTACATAAACAGTTCGGGAGGTTCAACAGGTGAAAAAGCCATGTTTTTACAACATGAATTGTTTAAAAGAAATCATACTGCAAATTTTTTATTTTTTTTAAGGCAAATTGGTATAAAACCATGGCAAAAGCATGTGTTTTTAATTTGGGGGGCTTCTCAAGACATTGGCAGGCCAACTTTACCCAAAAATCTATTTAAGCATTTCATTAAAAATAATACTATAACCATGAATTCAAGCTCTTTGACTAAAAAAGAAATGAAAGAATGTGTTTACATATTAAATAAAATCAAGTTTGATTATATTCGAGGTTATTCACAAAGCTTGTATAATGTTGCCCTTTACATTAATAAAAACAATATCAAAATAAAACCACAGAACAAAATAATTTCTACGGCAACATTATTAACAAAAGAAATGAGGTTTGAAATTGAAAAAGCTTTTTCTTGTGAGGTTTATGATTTTTATGGTAGCAGGGAAGTAGGGGCTATATCTTTTGAAGATAAAAGTCATCAATTTTGGAATGTACTTATTAATAATAATCTGGTTGAGATTGTGGGTAATAACAAAAGAAAGATATGTAAAAGAAAAAATGGGAAAATGCTTTTGACCACCCTGAATAATTATGCAATGCCATTAATACGATACGATATTGGAGATACAGCTAAAATAATTAATGATAAAGTTTGTTTCGATTATCTGCATTATCAAGAGTTGACAGGAAGAACAGCTAGTAATCTATATAAAAAAAATGGAGATATAATTGATGGAACTTTTTTAACCACAATTTTTAATTCTATAGAAGATATTGAGCAGTTTCAAATTATTCAACATGATTATGAAAATATAGAGTTTCTTATTAAAACAACTAATTTTAATAAAATTAGCAATGATAAGAAACTAATAATTGAAGATAATTTTAAAAAAATGTTTGGGAGTGATTGTAAACTAAACTGGACGTATGTTGAAAACACTCCAAGAACAGAGTCAGGTAAACATTTGTACGTGATTTCGAATATTAGAAAAGATAATTGTTTAAATTAA
- the cysD gene encoding sulfate adenylyltransferase subunit CysD, with amino-acid sequence MQTYSINNLRELEAESIHIIREVAAEFENPVMLYSIGKDSSVMVRLAEKAFYPGKVPFPLMHIDSKWKFREMIEFRDNYAKEKGWDLIVYYNKEGYEAGIGPFTHGSKVHTDVMKTQALLQALDKYKFDAAFGGARRDEEKSRAKERIYSFRDKYHQWDPKNQRPELWDIYNAKVHKGESIRVFPISNWTELDIWQYIRLENIPIVPLYYAKERPVVNVDGNWIMVDDDRMPEELRKKAVMKKVRFRTLGCYPLTGAIESEADTIEKIVEEMMTVSVSERTTRVIDFDQEASMEQKKREGYF; translated from the coding sequence ATGCAAACTTATTCTATCAACAATCTGCGTGAATTAGAAGCCGAATCCATTCATATCATCCGCGAAGTTGCTGCTGAATTTGAAAACCCGGTGATGTTGTATTCCATCGGAAAAGATTCTTCAGTGATGGTGCGGTTGGCCGAAAAAGCTTTTTATCCCGGAAAGGTGCCTTTCCCTTTGATGCATATCGATTCCAAGTGGAAATTTCGCGAGATGATCGAATTCAGAGATAATTACGCTAAAGAAAAAGGATGGGATTTAATTGTTTACTACAACAAAGAAGGGTATGAAGCCGGTATCGGTCCGTTTACGCACGGATCAAAAGTACATACCGATGTGATGAAGACACAGGCTTTGTTGCAGGCACTCGACAAATACAAATTTGATGCGGCTTTTGGGGGCGCCCGGCGCGACGAAGAAAAATCAAGGGCTAAAGAACGCATTTACTCTTTCCGCGATAAATACCACCAATGGGACCCCAAAAATCAGCGCCCTGAGCTGTGGGATATCTACAATGCCAAAGTGCACAAAGGCGAATCCATCCGGGTTTTCCCTATCTCAAACTGGACAGAACTGGATATCTGGCAGTACATCCGGCTCGAAAACATCCCCATCGTTCCGCTTTATTATGCCAAAGAACGGCCGGTGGTCAATGTGGACGGCAACTGGATTATGGTGGACGATGACCGCATGCCGGAAGAATTACGCAAAAAAGCGGTGATGAAAAAAGTACGGTTTCGTACGCTCGGCTGCTATCCGCTTACCGGCGCCATCGAATCGGAAGCCGACACCATCGAAAAAATTGTGGAAGAGATGATGACCGTTTCGGTATCAGAACGCACCACCCGCGTCATCGACTTCGACCAGGAAGCCAGTATGGAACAGAAAAAAAGAGAAGGTTATTTTTAA